In Pseudoalteromonas xiamenensis, the following are encoded in one genomic region:
- the hslV gene encoding ATP-dependent protease subunit HslV, whose product MTTIVSVRRGDKVVIGGDGQVSLGNTVMKGNARKVRRLYHGKVLAGFAGGTADAFTLFERFEAKLEMHQGHLMRAAVEMAKDWRTDRALRRLEALLAVADETASLIITGNGDVLQPEHDLIAIGSGGNFAQAAATALLENTELGAREIVEKSLKIAADICVFTNHNQTIEEL is encoded by the coding sequence ATGACTACGATAGTGAGCGTACGCCGTGGCGACAAAGTTGTGATCGGTGGCGATGGCCAAGTTTCACTTGGCAACACAGTCATGAAAGGCAATGCCCGTAAAGTACGTCGTTTATACCACGGTAAAGTACTCGCAGGCTTCGCTGGCGGCACGGCAGATGCCTTCACCTTGTTTGAGCGTTTCGAAGCGAAATTGGAAATGCACCAAGGACACCTCATGCGAGCGGCTGTTGAAATGGCCAAAGATTGGCGTACTGACCGAGCGCTCCGTCGTTTAGAAGCTTTGCTTGCGGTTGCAGATGAAACGGCATCCCTCATCATCACCGGAAATGGTGACGTCTTACAGCCAGAACATGACCTCATCGCGATTGGCAGCGGCGGTAATTTTGCACAAGCGGCCGCAACTGCACTGCTTGAAAATACTGAACTGGGCGCGCGTGAAATCGTAGAAAAAAGCCTGAAGATTGCCGCAGACATCTGTGTCTTTACCAACCACAACCAGACCATCGAAGAATTGTAA
- a CDS encoding SPOR domain-containing protein: MAQHDYINKKPRPKKDAKPAKKPFPIVLVVIATALVGAFGFGLWYVKQHADPEQVKLAQHPTTQKNQPAVETKAEPPRMPDFIKEMKEHEVKVEVKEMEQGGPYQVRCGAFREYNQAETLKAKIAFTGLSSEVRRVEGKNGVWFIVRLGPYETKRLAEADKNRIKRSKIMGCTVLNWT; the protein is encoded by the coding sequence ATGGCACAGCACGACTATATCAATAAAAAACCCAGACCCAAAAAAGACGCGAAACCTGCGAAGAAACCGTTTCCAATCGTCCTTGTTGTGATAGCCACAGCGCTTGTTGGGGCTTTTGGCTTTGGGCTTTGGTATGTCAAACAGCATGCCGACCCTGAGCAAGTTAAACTTGCGCAGCACCCCACCACTCAAAAAAATCAACCAGCCGTCGAAACGAAGGCGGAACCACCGCGTATGCCCGATTTCATTAAGGAAATGAAGGAGCATGAGGTGAAGGTTGAGGTCAAAGAAATGGAACAAGGCGGACCATATCAAGTTCGTTGCGGTGCTTTTCGAGAGTACAATCAAGCGGAAACACTCAAAGCGAAAATTGCCTTTACTGGACTTAGTTCTGAAGTACGTCGAGTTGAAGGCAAAAATGGCGTTTGGTTTATTGTCCGGTTAGGTCCTTACGAAACAAAACGTCTCGCCGAGGCCGATAAAAACCGCATCAAACGCTCGAAAATCATGGGCTGTACCGTTTTGAATTGGACTTGA
- the priA gene encoding primosomal protein N': MKLVEVALKVPLNRTFDYLVDESHRSKLAIGKRVRVPFGKRELVGVVLTIKEDTNLAVDKLKSIYEVIDEQPILTTTYLKFLQFCSRYYCFPLGETLFTALPAALRNGDAIDKLATQMLKPSEQGSAKVRGKKQQALLDYLIENRACSIGEIKALGFTQAQIKSLEDKSLVERFIAPPTTWQSDVIQINHKPVLNAEQATACAAIKQVEAFSCFLLEGITGSGKTEVYLQALEDIVKQGLQALVLVPEIGLTPQTVNRFRKRFANLPIALWHSNLSDNERLEVWRQVETNECAIVIGTRSSIFLPFAKLGMLIVDEEHDASFKQQDGLRYHARDLAAYRAATLQIPMILGSATPALESLQHAISNKYRLLTLSQRAQTATANQFHLVDMKGQIAQQGFAGITLQTIQDTLARGKQVMVFLNRRGFAPTLICHECGWLSNCHRCSSNATYHKGIAQLICHHCGDVNTIPRQCPDCGSTQIMPTGLGTEQVAEFLNAHLPNTPITRIDRDTTRKKGSFEEALDEIRSGGARVLVGTQMLAKGHHFPDVALVVILDVDSGLYSSDFRATEHMAQLITQVAGRAGRSGEPGKVLLQTHFPEHPLLQDLVNNGYQDFARYALTERQEVGLPPFSHLALIRAEGHKFEQVLQFLSDLVPKQRLAGIQLLGPLPAPLERIAGKFRYQLHIQAESRNVLHHYLAQLSDYINSHPLANRIRWSIDVDPIDMY; this comes from the coding sequence ATGAAACTCGTTGAAGTAGCTTTAAAAGTCCCGTTAAATCGAACTTTCGATTACCTAGTCGATGAGTCCCATCGTTCAAAATTGGCGATCGGCAAGCGCGTACGCGTGCCTTTCGGAAAACGTGAATTAGTTGGCGTCGTGCTCACGATTAAAGAAGACACAAATCTTGCGGTCGACAAATTGAAATCAATTTACGAGGTCATCGACGAGCAACCCATTCTCACCACCACGTATCTCAAGTTCTTACAATTTTGCTCACGTTACTATTGCTTTCCTCTTGGCGAAACTCTGTTCACCGCATTACCTGCGGCATTGCGAAATGGCGATGCCATTGACAAACTCGCGACACAGATGTTGAAACCGAGTGAGCAAGGGTCCGCAAAAGTAAGAGGTAAAAAACAACAAGCGCTGTTGGATTACTTAATCGAAAACCGAGCTTGCAGTATCGGTGAGATCAAAGCTCTGGGTTTTACTCAGGCGCAAATCAAATCGCTTGAAGACAAGTCACTGGTCGAACGCTTTATTGCGCCCCCGACGACTTGGCAGTCCGATGTGATCCAGATTAATCATAAGCCTGTACTCAACGCTGAACAGGCAACGGCTTGCGCGGCCATCAAACAGGTAGAGGCGTTTAGCTGTTTTCTTCTGGAGGGGATCACTGGGAGCGGCAAAACCGAAGTTTACCTGCAAGCACTTGAAGACATCGTGAAACAAGGCCTGCAGGCTCTCGTGTTAGTGCCCGAAATTGGTTTGACACCTCAAACCGTCAATCGTTTTCGTAAACGCTTTGCAAATCTCCCTATTGCGTTGTGGCACTCCAACCTCAGTGACAACGAGCGCTTGGAAGTTTGGAGACAAGTTGAAACTAATGAGTGTGCAATCGTCATTGGCACTCGTTCTAGCATTTTTCTCCCGTTTGCGAAACTAGGCATGCTCATTGTGGATGAAGAACACGATGCGTCGTTCAAACAACAAGATGGATTGCGCTATCACGCTCGCGATTTGGCCGCGTATCGTGCCGCTACGCTTCAAATTCCAATGATATTAGGCAGTGCAACCCCTGCGTTAGAGTCGCTACAACATGCCATTTCTAACAAGTATCGCCTGCTCACATTGTCGCAACGAGCGCAAACGGCCACCGCAAACCAATTTCATTTGGTCGATATGAAAGGTCAAATAGCGCAACAAGGTTTTGCTGGTATCACTTTGCAAACCATCCAAGACACTTTAGCACGAGGAAAACAGGTGATGGTGTTTCTCAACCGTCGCGGGTTTGCTCCCACGCTCATTTGCCATGAGTGTGGATGGTTGAGTAATTGCCATCGCTGCTCAAGTAATGCCACATATCATAAAGGTATCGCTCAACTCATTTGCCATCACTGTGGGGACGTCAACACTATCCCTAGACAATGCCCTGATTGCGGTAGCACACAAATTATGCCGACAGGTCTTGGGACTGAGCAGGTTGCCGAGTTCTTGAATGCACACTTACCTAACACACCAATCACTCGGATAGACCGAGATACGACGCGTAAGAAAGGCTCCTTTGAAGAAGCGCTCGATGAGATCCGCAGTGGTGGTGCTCGAGTATTAGTGGGCACACAAATGTTGGCCAAAGGCCATCACTTCCCTGACGTTGCATTAGTTGTGATTTTAGATGTCGATTCTGGTCTTTATTCCAGTGATTTTAGAGCAACTGAACACATGGCACAGCTCATCACTCAGGTGGCTGGCCGAGCAGGTCGTAGCGGTGAGCCAGGTAAAGTCCTATTGCAAACACATTTTCCTGAACACCCCCTACTCCAAGATTTAGTCAATAATGGATATCAAGATTTCGCGCGTTATGCGTTAACCGAGCGCCAAGAGGTGGGACTTCCTCCATTTAGTCATTTGGCTTTGATCCGTGCTGAAGGCCATAAATTTGAACAAGTTTTGCAGTTTTTATCCGATTTAGTTCCGAAGCAGCGGCTAGCTGGTATACAATTGCTAGGCCCGTTACCTGCTCCACTAGAGCGGATCGCTGGCAAGTTCCGCTATCAGCTACATATTCAAGCTGAAAGCCGAAACGTACTGCACCACTATTTGGCGCAGTTAAGCGATTACATCAACAGTCATCCACTTGCGAATCGGATTCGTTGGAGTATTGATGTTGATCCAATAGATATGTATTAA
- the rpmE gene encoding 50S ribosomal protein L31, which produces MKEGIHPQYQSSNATCSCGNKFELRSTLCKDIHLDVCNQCHPFYTGQQKIVDTGGRVDRFNKRFAAFGSKK; this is translated from the coding sequence ATGAAAGAAGGTATCCACCCACAGTACCAATCGAGCAACGCAACTTGCTCATGTGGCAACAAGTTCGAACTACGTTCAACACTTTGTAAAGACATTCACTTAGACGTTTGTAATCAGTGTCACCCATTCTACACTGGTCAACAAAAAATCGTTGATACAGGTGGTCGTGTTGATCGCTTCAACAAGCGTTTTGCTGCTTTCGGTAGCAAAAAATAA
- the metJ gene encoding met regulon transcriptional regulator MetJ: MATWNGEYVHPYAEHGKKSEQVKKITVSIPLNVLKVLTDERTRRQVNNLRHATNSELLCEAFLHAFTGQPLPSDEDLRKDNPEKVPAEVRKIMIEMGLEVPIIEED; the protein is encoded by the coding sequence ATGGCAACTTGGAATGGTGAGTATGTTCACCCTTATGCAGAACACGGTAAAAAATCAGAACAAGTAAAAAAGATCACCGTATCGATTCCATTAAACGTATTAAAAGTACTGACGGACGAGCGTACACGTCGCCAAGTCAATAACTTGAGACATGCGACAAACAGTGAACTACTGTGCGAGGCGTTTTTACATGCGTTTACAGGCCAACCATTGCCATCGGATGAAGACTTACGTAAAGATAATCCAGAAAAAGTGCCTGCCGAAGTGCGCAAGATTATGATTGAGATGGGACTTGAAGTACCAATCATCGAAGAAGATTAA
- a CDS encoding pilus assembly protein PilM: MFSQLFNKNESMMVGIDIGSHCVKAVLLAKTGSGYRLEAAAIEPIPKGAMAERTIQDIEAIGRVIAKLKKRVPKSANLAAVAVSGQTVITKVIFMDVALTDAELESQIAIEADSLIPYPLDEVSLDFEKLSVNEADPSKMNVLLSAARTESVEARVGALEEGGFKAKVVDVESYALGRALDVMYQQLPSDAFDKIVAVIDVGAVITLVSVLQSGKTLYTRDQVFGGEQFTNSIVAYYNKTYDDAELGKVTRDLPPNYTFEVLAPFQTSLIQQIRRAVQMFMTTSGKDHVDYIILTGGTAAIEGLERLLVDELGIHTIVADPFADMEISPKVDRMLLEKHRTQFAIATGLALRSFSTCHI, encoded by the coding sequence ATGTTTAGTCAACTATTTAACAAGAATGAATCCATGATGGTGGGGATCGACATTGGTTCCCATTGTGTAAAAGCCGTTCTGTTGGCTAAAACGGGTTCTGGTTACCGTCTCGAAGCTGCGGCGATTGAACCTATTCCAAAAGGGGCTATGGCCGAACGCACCATTCAAGATATTGAAGCAATTGGCCGAGTTATCGCTAAACTTAAGAAGCGCGTGCCAAAATCTGCCAATCTCGCTGCGGTTGCCGTTTCTGGTCAAACTGTTATCACCAAAGTGATTTTCATGGACGTAGCTTTAACCGACGCTGAATTAGAATCCCAAATTGCTATCGAAGCGGACAGTTTGATCCCCTATCCATTGGACGAAGTGAGTTTAGATTTCGAAAAGCTATCGGTCAATGAAGCTGATCCGTCAAAAATGAACGTTTTATTATCCGCAGCACGTACTGAAAGTGTTGAAGCTCGAGTGGGCGCGTTGGAAGAAGGTGGCTTTAAGGCAAAAGTAGTTGATGTTGAGAGTTATGCATTGGGCAGAGCATTGGATGTAATGTACCAGCAGTTACCTTCCGATGCGTTCGATAAAATTGTTGCAGTGATTGATGTTGGTGCAGTGATTACATTAGTGAGCGTATTGCAATCGGGTAAAACGCTGTATACCCGTGATCAAGTCTTTGGTGGTGAACAATTTACGAACAGCATCGTCGCGTATTACAACAAAACTTACGACGACGCAGAATTGGGTAAAGTGACGCGAGATCTACCCCCTAATTATACGTTTGAAGTACTCGCACCGTTTCAAACCTCACTGATTCAGCAAATTCGCCGAGCAGTGCAGATGTTCATGACCACAAGTGGTAAAGATCATGTCGATTACATCATCCTAACCGGTGGGACGGCTGCAATTGAAGGGTTGGAACGCTTATTGGTCGACGAATTAGGGATCCACACTATAGTGGCTGACCCTTTTGCCGATATGGAAATATCGCCCAAAGTCGATCGTATGCTGCTTGAAAAGCATCGAACGCAATTCGCGATAGCAACAGGCCTTGCATTAAGGAGCTTTTCGACATGCCACATATAA
- a CDS encoding PilN domain-containing protein, with protein sequence MPHINLLPWRQQQRQASQKRFLALIGSLVFVAFFSMYMLGGIYSSMRDGQDIKNAYLNTEIALLDKQIREINELNTKKENLQQRMKLIEELQSNRNLGTQLIDEIARIVPAGIYLTSLERKGKMLKVVGRSESNNRLSSMLRNVESSYLLEKPTLQGIVAGEQQARLLSDFTMQFYIKAYEDINEAERYVRK encoded by the coding sequence ATGCCACATATAAACCTGTTGCCTTGGCGTCAACAACAACGTCAGGCGTCACAAAAACGTTTTTTGGCGTTGATTGGTAGTTTGGTTTTCGTCGCCTTTTTTTCAATGTACATGTTGGGCGGGATTTACAGCTCAATGCGTGACGGCCAAGACATAAAAAACGCGTATTTGAATACGGAAATCGCGCTACTTGATAAGCAAATACGTGAAATCAATGAACTGAACACAAAGAAAGAAAATTTGCAGCAGCGGATGAAATTAATCGAAGAGCTACAGAGTAACCGAAATCTCGGTACGCAACTCATTGATGAAATAGCGAGAATCGTCCCTGCGGGAATTTATTTAACGAGCCTAGAACGAAAAGGCAAAATGCTAAAAGTGGTAGGACGAAGCGAGTCGAATAATCGCTTGTCATCAATGTTACGGAATGTCGAATCATCTTATTTACTCGAAAAACCAACATTGCAAGGCATTGTAGCCGGAGAACAGCAAGCTCGCTTGCTGAGCGATTTTACTATGCAGTTCTATATCAAAGCCTATGAAGACATTAATGAGGCAGAAAGATATGTCAGAAAATAA
- a CDS encoding type 4a pilus biogenesis protein PilO, producing the protein MEFDLKSLKDINWNEIELENMGDWPFPVKVLCCIFVVVLTLFLGYSTLVSSEVSSYEQAVQKETELRSAYRIKYARATNLDLYRTQMLQMEEEFSQLLRKLPTSNETPGLLDDLTYVGTTSGLTFLKIGWLPEIKKEFYTELPINLEVVGHYHEFGEFVSKVAQLPRIVSLHDFKIENAANNQLVFTVIAKTYRYEQKEQKK; encoded by the coding sequence GTGGAATTTGATTTAAAGTCGCTCAAAGACATTAACTGGAATGAGATTGAACTGGAAAACATGGGCGATTGGCCGTTTCCAGTCAAAGTGTTGTGTTGTATTTTCGTCGTCGTTCTGACGCTGTTTTTAGGTTACAGCACCTTGGTTTCAAGTGAAGTTTCCAGCTATGAACAGGCTGTGCAAAAAGAGACGGAATTAAGAAGTGCGTACCGCATTAAGTATGCTCGGGCGACTAACTTAGATCTTTACCGCACGCAAATGCTTCAAATGGAAGAAGAATTTTCTCAATTGTTGAGAAAACTGCCTACTTCGAACGAAACACCTGGTTTGCTCGATGACTTGACCTATGTAGGTACAACAAGTGGCCTTACTTTCTTAAAAATTGGTTGGCTTCCGGAAATCAAAAAAGAATTTTATACCGAATTACCCATTAACTTAGAAGTGGTTGGTCACTACCACGAATTCGGTGAGTTTGTGAGTAAAGTCGCTCAGTTACCTCGTATTGTCAGTTTGCATGACTTTAAAATTGAGAATGCAGCGAACAACCAATTAGTCTTTACCGTAATAGCGAAAACCTATCGTTATGAGCAGAAGGAGCAGAAGAAATGA
- a CDS encoding pilus assembly protein PilP translates to MRLFHGVALGLITLLVGCNDNTAEQKEFIDQVKASAVPKVEPIPKMPDFEHFPYGAGQLRSPFVVPEPAIIESNVLQVKNCLQPDPDRSRDPLEKYPLDNLMMKGTIAKGGVRWGLIRTSDNALYRVRKGNYIGLYHGEVVAVNADHLELRELIPDGTGCWKERLTKLELLDAVENGQSEKQ, encoded by the coding sequence ATGAGACTGTTCCATGGCGTAGCGCTAGGGCTTATTACTTTACTGGTTGGCTGTAACGACAATACAGCAGAACAAAAAGAATTTATCGATCAGGTAAAGGCGAGTGCGGTTCCAAAGGTTGAACCCATCCCGAAAATGCCTGATTTTGAACACTTTCCTTACGGAGCGGGACAACTTCGTAGTCCGTTTGTTGTGCCTGAACCCGCAATTATCGAAAGCAATGTTTTGCAAGTGAAAAACTGTTTACAACCTGACCCCGACCGCTCGCGAGACCCACTCGAAAAGTATCCATTGGATAACTTAATGATGAAAGGGACGATTGCAAAAGGCGGGGTACGTTGGGGATTAATTCGCACCTCAGATAATGCCTTGTATCGAGTAAGAAAAGGGAACTACATTGGTCTATATCATGGCGAAGTGGTTGCGGTTAACGCAGATCATCTAGAATTGCGAGAACTGATCCCTGATGGTACAGGGTGCTGGAAAGAACGACTGACAAAACTGGAACTGTTAGACGCAGTGGAGAATGGCCAGAGTGAAAAACAATAA